A region of Thermococcus barossii DNA encodes the following proteins:
- a CDS encoding TrkA C-terminal domain-containing protein, whose protein sequence is MIALLSLILVITLSLIIVRIGATALEMTGLSKEVASFQAQSAFSGTGFTTSESEYVVSHPARRKIIRTLIFLGSAGITSAMATLVLTFLGRSRGEATGYLVILAFSLGGLYVTFTSKRVERWMKRWIRRFLNRAFPELRVYDYTQLLGITHGYSISQIRVKENSWLANRTLRELELDREGILVLGIYRKKGDREVYIGAPRGDTLVKPGDVLVCYGPEKVLLELSRRTTGKKGDREHEMAVKEAEIRRIHEELEA, encoded by the coding sequence CTGATAGCCCTCCTTTCCCTTATTCTGGTCATAACTCTGTCCCTGATAATAGTCCGAATCGGGGCGACGGCCCTTGAGATGACCGGCCTTTCTAAGGAAGTCGCATCGTTTCAGGCACAGTCGGCCTTCTCTGGCACAGGTTTCACAACCAGCGAGAGCGAGTACGTGGTCTCCCATCCAGCAAGAAGGAAGATAATAAGGACGCTGATATTCCTGGGGAGTGCGGGCATTACCTCGGCAATGGCCACCCTGGTACTGACGTTCCTGGGAAGGAGCCGGGGAGAGGCAACGGGCTACCTGGTGATCCTCGCGTTCAGCCTCGGGGGACTTTACGTCACCTTCACATCAAAAAGGGTTGAGCGCTGGATGAAAAGGTGGATCAGGCGCTTTCTCAACAGGGCCTTCCCGGAGCTGAGGGTCTACGACTACACCCAGTTGCTGGGAATAACCCATGGATACTCGATATCCCAGATCCGCGTGAAGGAAAACAGCTGGCTCGCCAACAGGACGCTGAGAGAGCTTGAATTGGACAGAGAGGGAATACTCGTCCTGGGAATATACAGGAAAAAAGGCGATAGGGAGGTTTACATAGGCGCACCCAGAGGGGACACCCTTGTAAAACCGGGCGATGTTCTCGTCTGCTACGGGCCAGAAAAGGTGCTCCTTGAACTTTCCAGGAGAACGACGGGCAAAAAGGGCGATAGGGAACATGAGATGGCCGTGAAGGAAGCGGAAATAAGAAGGATACATGAGGAACTTGAGGCCTAG
- a CDS encoding tRNA uridine(34) 5-carboxymethylaminomethyl modification radical SAM/GNAT enzyme Elp3: MEERFRKAVEELARLVMSGEIRSREELNRWKIKVSRKYHLSKIPGNSDILKAIPEERREEFRELLRRKPTRTISGVAVVAMMTKPFPCPHGRCIYCPGGPSVGSPQSYTGREPSALRAVQSAYHPYIIMMRRLKQLTDIGHDVDKVEVIIQGGTFLAVDLDYQEWFVKEAFKAMNDFPHFRDIENLEEKLVRLIVKRDESVLEEDPKFRGAWLKTHAKPYYYLEDEQRRNERAKVRMVGLTIETRPDWAFEKHIDRMLKLGTTRVELGVQTIFNFIHERTRRGHGVEEIVKATQLLRDAGLKINYHIMPGLPGSNFERDLYTFRAIFEDSRFRPDMLKIYPTLVTKDAPLYRWWKEGKYRPYRTEEAVELLVEAYKLFPKWVRVMRIQRDIPVQLIVDGVKHSNLGQLVFNELIKRGIRPREIRFREVGHMMEKFGIQPEVEHIKLLREDYEASGGREIFLSFEDVKNDILIGFLRLRIPSEKAHRKEINCCPSAIVRELHVYGPLVPIGGKPRYEWQHRGYGRELLSEAERIAREEFDVKKMLVISGVGVREYYRKFGYRKNGPYVAKRLDKSYGDYKKSREFDAHLNT, encoded by the coding sequence ATGGAGGAGAGGTTCAGAAAAGCTGTGGAGGAGCTCGCGAGACTGGTTATGTCAGGCGAGATTAGGAGCCGGGAGGAGCTCAACCGCTGGAAGATCAAGGTCTCGCGTAAGTATCATCTCTCAAAGATTCCAGGGAACTCCGACATCTTGAAGGCCATTCCGGAGGAGAGGCGCGAGGAGTTCAGGGAACTGCTCAGAAGGAAGCCTACGAGGACGATAAGCGGCGTGGCGGTAGTTGCCATGATGACGAAGCCCTTCCCCTGTCCCCACGGGCGCTGTATCTACTGTCCGGGCGGTCCGAGCGTTGGCTCGCCTCAGAGCTACACCGGGAGGGAGCCTTCAGCCTTGAGGGCCGTTCAGAGCGCCTACCACCCCTACATAATCATGATGCGCCGCCTAAAGCAGCTCACTGACATCGGGCACGACGTGGACAAGGTCGAGGTCATAATCCAGGGAGGAACCTTCCTGGCCGTTGACTTGGACTATCAGGAGTGGTTCGTTAAAGAGGCCTTCAAGGCGATGAACGACTTCCCTCACTTTAGGGATATAGAGAACCTTGAGGAGAAGCTCGTCAGGTTGATAGTGAAAAGAGACGAGTCCGTTCTTGAGGAGGATCCCAAGTTCAGGGGGGCGTGGCTTAAGACGCACGCAAAGCCCTACTACTACCTTGAGGACGAGCAGAGGAGGAACGAGAGGGCTAAGGTCAGGATGGTCGGGCTTACGATAGAAACGCGCCCGGACTGGGCCTTTGAGAAGCACATAGACAGGATGCTGAAGCTCGGAACAACGAGGGTTGAGCTCGGCGTTCAAACAATTTTCAACTTCATCCACGAGAGGACCAGGCGCGGTCACGGCGTCGAGGAGATAGTTAAGGCCACTCAACTTCTCCGCGACGCTGGATTGAAAATCAATTACCACATAATGCCCGGCCTTCCGGGGAGCAACTTCGAGAGGGATTTGTACACCTTTAGAGCTATCTTCGAAGACTCCCGGTTCCGCCCTGACATGCTGAAGATCTATCCAACGCTCGTAACCAAAGACGCTCCCCTCTACCGCTGGTGGAAGGAGGGTAAATACCGCCCCTACCGCACAGAGGAGGCTGTAGAGCTTCTCGTCGAGGCCTACAAGCTCTTCCCCAAGTGGGTTCGCGTCATGAGGATCCAGCGCGATATTCCCGTCCAGCTCATTGTTGACGGCGTCAAGCACTCCAACCTCGGACAGCTGGTCTTCAACGAGCTGATAAAGCGCGGTATAAGGCCGAGGGAAATCCGCTTTAGAGAAGTCGGCCACATGATGGAGAAGTTTGGAATCCAGCCCGAGGTGGAGCACATAAAGCTCCTCCGCGAGGACTACGAGGCATCTGGCGGAAGGGAAATCTTCCTGAGCTTCGAGGACGTCAAGAACGACATCCTGATAGGCTTTCTGAGGCTTAGAATTCCGAGCGAGAAAGCCCACAGGAAGGAGATAAACTGCTGTCCTTCCGCTATAGTCAGGGAGCTCCACGTTTACGGTCCCCTCGTGCCCATCGGCGGTAAACCGAGGTACGAGTGGCAGCACCGCGGTTACGGAAGGGAGCTTTTGAGCGAGGCCGAGAGGATAGCAAGGGAAGAGTTTGACGTCAAGAAGATGCTAGTTATAAGCGGCGTCGGCGTGAGGGAGTACTACAGAAAGTTCGGCTACCGGAAGAACGGGCCCTACGTCGCCAAGAGGCTCGACAAAAGCTATGGGGATTACAAAAAGAGCAGGGAGTTCGACGCACATCTGAACACCTAG